GATCTCCGAGTGCAGATAGCGCACCCGCACCCCGTTCTCGGCCAGGTAGTCGGTGAGGTCCTCGGCCATCCGCTTGGTGAGGGTGGTGACCAGCACGCGCTCCTGGCGGTCGGCCCGCAGGCGGATCTCGCCGAGCAGATCGTCCACCTGGCCCTCCGACGGGCGCACCTCCACGATCGGATCGAGAACGCCGGTGGGGCGGATCACCTGCTCTACCACCTGGCCCTTGCTCTGGGTCAGCTCCCAGGCCCCGGGGGTGGCCGAGACGAAGATGGTCTGGCGGGCCTTCTCCCAGAACTCGTCCCCCTTGAGGGGCCGGTTGTCGGCGGCGCTGGGCAGCCGGAAGCCGTGCTCGATCAGCACCTGCTTGCGGCTCTGGTCGCCGTTGTACATGGCCTGGAGCTGGGAGCAGGTGACGTGGCTCTCATCCACCACCAGCAGCCAGTCGTCGGGGAAGTAATCGATCAGGCATTCGGGCGGGGTGCCAGCCTCCCGACCGGCCAGGTGCCGGGCGTAGTTTTCCACCCCGTTGCAGTAGCCCACCTGCTCGAGCATCTCCAGGTCGTAGCTGGTGCGCTGCTCGAGACGCTGGGCCTCCAGCAGCCGCCCCTGGCCGTTGAGCACCTCCAGCCGTTCGCGCAGTTCGGTCCTGATCGCCTGGATCGCCCCCTGCAGCCGCTCCTTCGGGGTCACGAAGTGCTTGGCCGGGTAGATGTTGATGGTCTCCAGGCTCTGGAGGATCTCGCCGGTGGTGGGATCCACGTAGCGGATCGCCTCCACCTCATCGCCGAACAGCTCGATCCGCACCAGCCGGTCCTCGTAGGCCGGACCGATCTCCAGCACATCGCCCCGCACCCGGAAGCGGCCGCGGCTGATCTCGATGTCGTTGCGGGAGTACTGGTTGTTGACCAGACCCCGCAGGGAGCCGCGCAGATCGAGCTTGTCGCCCACCGCGAATTTGACGGCGGCCTTGAGGTACTCCGAGGGGATGCCCAGGCCGTAGATGCAGCTGATCGAGGCCACGACAATCACATCGCGCCGCTCGAACAGCGACCGGGTGGCCGAGTGCCGCAACATGTCGATCTCCTCGTTGATCGAGGCGGTCTTGGCGATGTAGGTGTCCGAGACGGGAACGTAGGCCTCGGGCTGGTAGTAGTCGTAGTAGGAGATGAAGTATTCGACGGCATTGTTGGGGAAGAACTCCCGCAGCTCGTTGCAGAGCTGGGCCGCCAGGGTCTTGTTGTGGGCCAGCACCAGGGTGGGGCGCCCCGTGCGGGCGATCACGTTGGCGATGGAGAAGGTCTTGCCGGTGCCGGTGGCACCGAGGAGGGTCTGGAAGCGTTCGCCCCCGTCGACGCCCTTCACCATCGCTTCGATGGCGGCGGGTTGGTCGCCCTTCGGTTCGTAGGGGGCGTGAAGC
This genomic stretch from Cyanobium gracile PCC 6307 harbors:
- the uvrB gene encoding excinuclease ABC subunit UvrB, whose protein sequence is MPFQLHAPYEPKGDQPAAIEAMVKGVDGGERFQTLLGATGTGKTFSIANVIARTGRPTLVLAHNKTLAAQLCNELREFFPNNAVEYFISYYDYYQPEAYVPVSDTYIAKTASINEEIDMLRHSATRSLFERRDVIVVASISCIYGLGIPSEYLKAAVKFAVGDKLDLRGSLRGLVNNQYSRNDIEISRGRFRVRGDVLEIGPAYEDRLVRIELFGDEVEAIRYVDPTTGEILQSLETINIYPAKHFVTPKERLQGAIQAIRTELRERLEVLNGQGRLLEAQRLEQRTSYDLEMLEQVGYCNGVENYARHLAGREAGTPPECLIDYFPDDWLLVVDESHVTCSQLQAMYNGDQSRKQVLIEHGFRLPSAADNRPLKGDEFWEKARQTIFVSATPGAWELTQSKGQVVEQVIRPTGVLDPIVEVRPSEGQVDDLLGEIRLRADRQERVLVTTLTKRMAEDLTDYLAENGVRVRYLHSEIHSIERIEIIQDLRNGAYDVLVGVNLLREGLDLPEVSLVAILDADKEGFLRAERSLIQTIGRAARHIDGVALLYADNLTDSMAKAISETERRRVIQHAYNERHGITPTPAGKRAGNAILSFLELSRRLSDDQLEEAAEQAEHNEVPLDALPELITQLEDKMKAAAKSLEFEEAANLRDRIKNLRHKLVGRPAA